Part of the Oncorhynchus tshawytscha isolate Ot180627B linkage group LG07, Otsh_v2.0, whole genome shotgun sequence genome, AACAGCTGAAAACTCCCTTCGGAAGTAGAAGGGTCGGCATTTGAACATGTATTCCAAGTCGGTGAAAAATGAGTCGGCTCTTCCACCGCGCTCAAGTCAGCACACCAGTTGTTGATGAACTCCTCCCCCTCAATTTCCTTAACTCCCCTGTCCTGTCCACATGGTGAATAAAGAATCCATCGAATTGGATAGCCATGGGGTGTATCTTGTCCGAGAGCCATGTTTCATAAAAGCAGAGAATATTGCAGTTTCGAGAGTCCCGTCGGTAGCAAATCCACGATCGGAGGTCACCCATCTTATTATCAAGTGACTGTACATTAGCCAGTAGAATTGAAGGAAGAGGTGGCTGGTTTTCCCGTCTACTTAATCTTGCCAGAATCCCCCCCGCCCTTGCCTCTAACGCCAGCGTTTAGTCTTGGGTAGCCTGAAAATTGGATTGTAATTATAGAAAGAGCCCAGGGCAGATGAGTCGAAGTTGAAATTGAGGTAAGTAAACCATCATCTTACTCTACATAGGCAAGATATTACCAGGCTATATTATCACATGCTGTCAAAAGGAAGCATTCTGCGACAGGGACAGTAGTGACAGCAAATTAATTTGTTGACAATTATGTttggggcagcctagtggttagagcgttggactagtaaccggaaggttgcaagttcaaacccccgagctgacaaggtacaaatctgtcgttctgcccctgaacccactgttcctaggcagtcattgaaaataataatttgttcttaactgacttgcctagttaaataaaggtaaaaaaaaatgtttgcaaaacAGTGCTACAAGTTTCCTTTTGACAATTGAGTTCATGAACTTTGTTCAGCTGAGAACAAACGTGCCTATCCAGTCTGCCGTGGCTCCCTTCGCCACGCTAATCGTGGGGGACAATTCTTTACGAACGCGTATCCAATCGCCTTGGTCCCAGGAACCTTAACAAAATCACAAGCTTCAATATGCCGCGGTTCACAGTGCGGTGGCAGAAAATGGTGGATCTCCCGGGTGAAGCTTCCGAGGTTACAACGCTTATGATGTAGAATTGCAGGCGCAATATGCTTCCATTTCAAAGTGATTTGGAGGCACAGCTGAAAGTGGACACACCGAATTAGAAAATAAAAGCAGTACTTTTTTCAACCCGTGAGAAATAAGTATGGCATGGGAAGAGGGTCAAATGCGCGTGAGAGTTGACAGCACTGCAATCATACATGACAAACAGAGGTATGAGgtgttgtttttttctcacccTGTCCAGATCAGGATGCACCAGGGCCACATAGTCATTACAGGCTATGACATTCCCCAGTGCTGAGAGCCGCTCCTCGACCCTCTGGATCTTCACAGTGTCTGGAAGACAATTCCTAATGTGCTGCAGCTCCTGGTCAGTAGTGTTGTTGGGCACCAGGAGTCCATGACGATTCCCTGAATAGCAAATTTATTGTGGAAGTAGTTGATCAGGGTTAGCTGGGCTAAGTGCAAAATTGTTTACAATTTAGCACATTTGTTGTGACAGTCAATTATCCAAATAATTTTCAAAAAATAGAAAGCGCAGTATTGGTCTTACATAAAGCATAATTGAGTATTCCACTCTCCTGTTGAACTGATGACATTGCTTTGTGTTTCTTTGTGCACTTGCACAAAGCCTAGCTTTTGACCTACAGAGCTATACTCACCCACACACATTCTTCCAATTATCCGACATCCTGCTATTGAGGCATGTACAACTGGGATGGTTTCTGACAACTCACCTTCAAAGACACTGAAAACATAGATTTCATGTTACCATGACAgcaatagagccccacagtggaggtgtcaatactcataaaacctagcggtcaaacaagggAAATGGTTAAAATCATTTTTCACCATACGGGATTTTGGAAaattaaaataagggctgtgttctgtataggcttaccctggcgtgacatttttataaccatgtaaatctctctctgacAAGGTCACTTTTACCTTTAAGTAACATTACATATTTCATACAGAAATTCTTACCTTTGTCTtgacaattggaaccatttccctgatTGACCGCTAGGGTAttgtgactcatactgtggtactctatgctCATTTATAACAACATTCCCTGGAGAAAGCTGACAATACTGTATGTAAGCTTTCAATACAATTTTACTTGTCCATTTATTATGGAATTTACTCTTATGCTCTGTCCTCTTGATCAAGACAGGTGAGTGTCCACCGCAGTGCTGATTCATGAGCATGACTCAGAAATCAAGTGTGCTTTGAATGACACCCAACTCAAGTtgcgacagtgcagtaatatctaacacacAAAACTAAGTAAagagatggaataagaatatatacatataaatatatggatgagcgatataaaatctgtccttctgcccctgaacaaggcagttaacccactgttccccagtaaaccgtctttgtaaataagattttgttcttaactgacttgcctagttaaataaaggttacattaaatATATACTTTTAAATGTAAGTGCTTTAATATGTTTGGACCCTAGGAAAAGTAGCTAATGAGGAcccctaataaatacaaacactGGTGCCTTTCTATTCGAAAATTAGGTTAGTATCGTCAAGGTTGGTTGAAAATAAATGTACCATCTCAAGCTAGTTAGCTATGCCGCTGGAAGTTCGATCTGatcagctaacgttaactagcaagCAACGTCTGGAAAATATGCAACATATCTTACCTATAGAAATTCTCTGACCCACCAATTGCAACTAGGCAATATGTGTTTGTTAATTTGGCGAAGCAGCCTATTTCGTTGTTCTTCTCGAAAGATGCCCTGACAGCCATGTTGAAGTTCACAGTTGAGGAAGAACTTACCTGAAACAAAATAAAATACCCGTTAATATTACACCATTCCTACCTTGTTACCGTTAGCTGACTATCAATTAGTTACTTCTAGCCAAGCCTAGCTACTCAGTTAACTCTCATCTCAGTTAGCCCAATTTGCTGATTATAATATGTACTGTAGAGTATCCAAAGATTATACAACAGCTACAAACACATGACAACTACCACCCCATAATTGAAAAAAATGAAGACGCAATGCATATGGCTAACGTTAGTAAATCTAGCTAGTGGAGTGGAAATTGCCTCAAGTTTACAAGTTCAGTAACGTTAACTGAACTCATTTTCAAGAAAATCCAAGACCACGGGCTGGTTCCCATACACACTATAGTTATTGAGCTACGTTTGAATGTTTACCAGATCTGTTTGACATATTGGATTAGCTATGCAAATAACAATAACTTCACCTACTCAAGGTTTGTGGCCTCAGCAAACGTGGACTTCTTATTTTTCCTCACACGTGTTCACTTCCTCGTCAACGTCATGACGTAAACCCCCAACACCCGACGCAAGCCATGTGtgttatgggtgtaagatggcacagtgatgccatctgttggtaaatgttcattactgcaactcttgtgttttaccggggtgcttgagatacccggatgtgttgtcatgtactgaacaagactggttactcgcatcaatgcctctgtctcgtcatttaacattcaaacatGGTGTCAGAGTCGGATAACTAACCATGCTTTCCACAAATTAGAGTCACATGCTCTGGTTTACAAACAAATGCTTATTTGTGTAAAATTTAGCCTGGAATTGGCCTTAAGCTAGAGTGAGTTTGCTAGTTAGCTTCAGTGTTGTTAGCACTGGTTAGACATGGCAGCGAACATTCCCCCTCGCTCTGTTATGAAGCTCAGCGGGGATTGGAGCACGAACTGGGATACGTTTAGAGGTGAATGGGAGGACTATGCGCTAGCAACGGGACTTCTGGAAAAGGAAGATGAGGTAGTGGCTGCCACTTTAAGGACTATAATGGGAACTGAATGCCGACACTTATACAAACACAACCTGAACCTAACAGCAGCACAGCTGAGGGCACCCGCAGACTTTTGCTGAGAGAACGTGACCTGACGCTGGCCTTGGCAGTGGAGACATGCCGTGCAGCAGAGCTTACTGATATACGGATGAGATCCATGGAGCTAGAAAGGCAACATACAGACAATGTCAATGCTACATTCAGGCAGCCAGTAAAGAAATTCCCCTTTGCCACAGCTAATGCTAATACTACAGCCAACTCTGCAGTAGACAACCCCAATACATGCCGATATTGTGGCATTTCTCATGGACGAGGAAAAGAACACTGCCCAGCCTATGGAAAAATATGCAAATCCTGTGGTACAGCTAATCACTTCGCAAGGGTCTGCATGAAAAGTAAGAGAAAGGAGGGTAAAGTGCACTCCATTGAAACAAACACAGATGAAGGGAACGGCAGCACAGAGGATGTACATTCTAGCGAGTGCATAGGGGCAGTGAGGGCAAAAGGACAAAAGTGGTTTGTCACTCTGCTACTTAATAATAAACCACAGCAATGCCAGCTAGATTCAGGGGCCACATGCAACGTTATGAGCCTTAAAGACAAAAGGAGGCTCGCGCCCAGAGACAAACTCACACAGAGTAGCACCAAGCTGAAACTGTATTCAGGCCAGTTCATGACCTCTTTAGGCCTGTTtgtgacagagtgtgttttaCGTGGCCAGAAATACACCCTTGAGTTTGAAATAGTTGAGGCTAGTCAACAGCCATTACTGTCAGGTTCTACATGCGAGCGCCTTGGACTTATTAACTTCTCCATCCCAGCTGATCTTAACATTATAGACAAAATCCAGGCTGGGCCCCTGAGCAAGGAGACACTCCTAAGCAAGTACCATGATGTCTTCAACGCACCGGTCGAGTCAGTTCCTGGGGAAGTCCACTTTGAGTTGGACGCAGCAATCCAGCCTGTACAGTGTGCACCCTGCAATGTACCAGTGGCCATGAAAGCAGCTACGAAGGCTCAGCTTGACAAATACGAAGCAGATGGCCACATCATATCCGTCACCGAGCCTACGGACTGGATAAGTAATATGGTTATCGTCAAGAAACCAGACAAGCTACGGATATGCATTGATCCTAAACACCTCAATCGGGCTCTGCGACGTTCACATTACATTATGCCCACGTTGGAGGATGTTCTTTACAAGCTTCCAAAGGCCAGAGTCTTCAGAGAGCTCGACGAGCCCAGCAGCTACATGACCACCTTTTGGACACCCTGGGGCAGGAAGAGGTGGTTGAAGCTTCCGTTTGGTGTCTCTGTGGCTCCAGAGGTGTATCAGCGGAAACAGCATGAGCTGTTGATGGGACTCAGTGGCGTGGAACCCATAGCAGATGACATCCTCGTAGTGGGCTGTGGGGAAAGTGATGAGGAGGCAGAATGTGACCATGACGCCAAGCTGCTGGCCCTGATGGTCAGATGCAGACAGGTCAAGCTAAGGCTAAGCATAAAAAAGCTTCAGTTTAAAGTGCCAGAGGTCCGCTTTCATGGGCACATCTTGTCCTCCACCAGATTGAAGGTGGATCCTGAAAAAGTGAAGGCTGTCTTGGAAATGCCCCACCCATCTGACGTGAAGGGAGTGCAGCGCTTTGTCGGATTCGTCACCTACCTGGCCAAATTCCTACCGCGGCTCTCTGAAGTGTGTGAGCCACTGAGGAGGCTCATGGACAAGGACACCATCTGGCATTGGCTCCCAAAACATGACGCagcggtgagggaaataaaacaaCTGGTCACCCAGACACCTGTACTGCGATACTACAATGTGTCAAAACCTGTCACGATTCAGAGTGACTCAAGCCAGTATGGACTTGGCTGTTGCCTCATGCAGGAGGGCCAGCCTGTGGCTTTCGCCTCTAGGGCACTCACCCCAACAGAGCAGAACTATGCCCAGATAGAGGAGTGCCTCAGCATTGTGTTTGCATGCCAACGCTTCCACCACTACCTGTACGGGCGCAACAATATTACTGCAGAGACAGATCACAAGCCCCTTATTGCTATATTCAGCAAGCCCCTCCTGAATGCCCCAAAACGACTCCAGAGCATGCTACTGGCCCTACAAAACTACAACCTCAAGGTGGTGTATAAGCCAGGGCCAGAGATGTATGTGAGTGACACGCTCAGCAGGGCTACTGCATCAGGCACTCACACACGCTCCATGCATGAACAACACGCAGTGTGCAGCTTACAAACAGAgcaagtggatgttgaacacatcaaCCAGGCTGACTACCTTAATGTTACGGACCAGCGCCTTACACAAAtcagacagcacacagacagggacGGGCAACTCCAGGCATTGAGGTCTGTGATTCTGATGGGCTGGCCTGACTGCAGGGAAGAAACTGCTTTAGCCGCCAGAGAATATTGGCCAGTCAAAGAGGAGCTCAGTGTTCAAAACGGAGTAATATTCAAGAGTCAGAGAGTAGTTATTCCCCGGTCTCTGCGCCCTGAGATGTTGGCACGCGTGCACTCAAGTCACATAGGAGGTGAGGCCTGTTACAGACAAGCACGTGACACACTGTATTGGCCAGAAATGCAGAGTGAAATCAAAGACTATGTCAGTAAATGCACAATCTGCAATGAATATGCCattgagcaacagagagagacgatgATGTCCCACGAGCTACCGATGCGCCCCTGGCAGATAGTAAGTCTAGATCTCTTCCAGCACAGTGGCAAAGACTTTCTGCTGGTAGTCGATCATTACTCAGACTTTTGGGAGATCGACCTCCTCCCCGACCTCTCAGCAGAGACAACGATCAAACGCTGCAAGGCTCAGTTTGCCCGCTATGGCCAGCCAGATAGGGTAATTTCAGACAATGGACCCCAATTCTCCGGAGTTGAGTTCTGAAAATTTGCTGCAGGATGGGAATTCGAGCACGTCACTTCATCACCACGACACCCAAAAGCTAATGGGAAGGCGGAGTCCGCAGTAAAAATCGCAAAGAACCTCTGCAAAAAGGCTCTGCGAGAGGGCCTGGAAAGCAATCCTGCAGTGGCGCAATACCCCGACAGAAGGCATGGACAGCAGCCCGGCACAGCGCCTCATGGCACGGCGCTTAAAAGCAGCTCTGCCAGTAGCCAGCACTCTCCTGGAGCCATGTGTGGTGACAGACGTGCCGATGAAGCTACGTCACAGAAGACAGGTCTCCAAGTTCATCTACAACGAATCAGCAAAAGACTTACCTGAGCTCAGGGTGGGTGAAACGGTGCGAATGAAGCCACTACCAGGGGACCGGACAGGCCTCTGGAGACTCGGATCCTGTGTACAGAAAGTGGCACCACGCTCCTACTTGATCGAAGTGAATGGATCACTGTACcgtcgtaacagggttgaccttcggATTGCTGAGCCAGCACCTACTCAGAACCCTGACGGTCAAAGGGGTCGCATGACAAAAGACAGAACCCCAGCAAGTCACATGGGGCCTGAGGCAATGGGCGAAGAGCCAGGGGATCACAGGTCGGCCGCTCCCTCGCCCATCAATTCTCCCCTTAGACATTCACGTGACACGCCTGTGCGGGAACCCGCAGTCCTCGCAGACAAGCCCCCTGTCTTTTCACGCTGCGGGCGTCTGTCCCAGCCACCAAAAATACTTAATCTGTAGGTTTCCCATCAGGGATTGTTGACAAAGATAAAAGTGAAGACAATATCAAAATGTGTTGTTGTTAcctgggaagaaaaaaaaaaacattactaaACTGTTCATGTTGGAAATTGTTACTAGGTTTGTTTTGTTAGTGAATTGACACCTCCTGTCCTATtttattaaatggaagatgttatcggtgtaagatggcacagtgatgccatctgttggtaaatgttcattactgcaactcttgtgttttaccggggtgcttgagatacccggatgtgttgtcatgtactgaacaagactggttactcgcatcaatgcctctgtctcgtcatttaacattcaaacaaTGTGTTTGGCCCTTTCAATGCCGTGTTGAAAACTACCGGGAACTCGGAACTCTCCCGACTTCAgtaagttcaagacaactggaaactcggaaaaaAACGAGTTTCGACACAGTCCCGTGCTCTCGTTCTctgtggccgacatgagtaagacgtttaagcatgttaaccctcgcaaggctgccggcccacaCTACatctagccacgtcctcagagcatagctatctggagtgtttacggacatgttCAATCTCTCCATATCCAAGTCTTATGAGGtttctgtgttatgcactatagcccgttaccatatatgtgatttaatattatctgctgttggcttgtgtggatgtatataggtgttatgcaacatagctgacttgaaacattgttaacagtttcagggccatgggcctttctcatgatggaaaaatacagaataacataaaAACAGACACATACAGAATGTAGTGTAGCAAACCACAGACTGTTTTTGTTAGAACTCAAACTTAACATTAACAGAAACCAGATATGTGATAACGGTATCTAGGGAATGAGTGCATAGATACTCGACACAGCAAGTTACATCTATCAACTGGAGTGCCCGGGGGCTGGTATCAGCTCGTACgacaacaatcaacgataggctgggtgagtttaaaccacgcccagtctctactctgacaggccggctcggaagcCGGAACTACTACTGTCATCAGGGtatattataatatctttgtcaggaacaagtcagttctctgttttgccctgcaaggtgggacagagagcccgtatatacgaaaattgcatttaccacttattgcttagctaataaaaaatacatagtatacaatcggtgactcattgtcatatttatcctgatgcCAGATTCGAATTGATGCAACTCtaacagtctgctgtccccacttgcttcaagatgtccaccaatgttcttgtacccaagaaagcaaaggtaactgaactgaatgactatcaCTCCGTAGCACTcaattctgtcatcatgaagtgctttgagaggcaagataaggatcatatcacctgcaccttacctgacaccctagacccacttcaatttgcatacctccccaatagatcccacagacgatgcaatcccacttcacactgccctatcccatctggacaagaggaatacctatgtaagaatgctgttcattggctatagctcagccttcaacaccctagtaccctccaagctcatgaTTAAGCCCGGAGCCCTgtgtctgaaccccaccctgtgtaactgggtcatggacttcctgacgggcttcccccaggtggtgaaggtaggaaacaacacctcctctatcttgatcctcaacacaggggccccacaagggtgcatgctcagccccctcctgtactccctgttcagcaatgactgtgtggccatgcacgcctccaactcaataatcaagtttgcagacgacacaacagtagcctgattaccaacaatgaagagagcctacagggagaagatgagggccctggcggagtggtgccaggaaaataacctctccctcaacatcaacaaaacgaaggagctgattgtaTACTTCTGGAGACAGCCGAGGGAGCTTGCTTAGTTagggtcacgagtcatgaaggcagtcaaattccacgtgaccaattagtcatggtaattaggcttctccaagctctgatgctgctgatggtcatcaGTAGTCCACTAAACTTGCTAAcagcctggtactcagcactctattgtccctctaatcactcagatatcaatgcaaatgttatcaaaa contains:
- the LOC112254128 gene encoding eukaryotic translation initiation factor 6 isoform X1, which gives rise to MAVRASFEKNNEIGCFAKLTNTYCLVAIGGSENFYSVFEGELSETIPVVHASIAGCRIIGRMCVGNRHGLLVPNNTTDQELQHIRNCLPDTVKIQRVEERLSALGNVIACNDYVALVHPDLDRETEEILADSLKVEVFRQTVAEQVLVGSYCAFSNQGGLVHPKTSIEDQDELSSLLQVPLVAGTVNRGSEVIAAGMVVNDWCAFTGLDTTSTELSVIESVFRLSEAQPSAIATTMRDSLIDSLA